In a genomic window of Zingiber officinale cultivar Zhangliang chromosome 9B, Zo_v1.1, whole genome shotgun sequence:
- the LOC122024774 gene encoding phosphatidylinositol 4-kinase beta 1-like isoform X1, giving the protein MVRLLGLRSFGLDQSPREITRTGPVAGQGSGVASGENGWLIRFFDSAFFCEWIAVSYLYKHDHDGVRDYLCNRMYTLPLTGIESYLFQICYMLVHKPSPSLDRFVIDTCSKSLWIALKVHWFLMAELEDSEDNEGISRIQEKCQIAATLMGEWPPLVLPPPPPPTIPSSPRNNPVLNRILSSKQKLLSLASSPTLGSNHLFDESGRVNSSTDGTSEENKLLKKLIPGPKVRDALFFRKSIEKDEEPEKEGFLKRLLSKDKEEDTDKDGFFRRLLRDSKDDDGELTSSSEGFLKRLFRDKDEKLGEDDEKEGFMRRIFKDKNEENKDGGITRNKEEDKVSENIEVDEKENFFRRLFKEKHEEKKDSGPERSLDKEKHNEIVQEEEKENFFLKILKDKNDEDSGHAGDGQKEKVRRSLEKDDKDSFFRRLFKEKSEEKKEGWPNRNEEEENSKKSIEDDSIFRRLFKDKSEEKRVVGHDNHGDDKVSTSVEEREKEGFFRRFFKEKHDDKKVDGHDRNEEENKDSETLEERETSEILSFRRLFRIHPDETKVSSTSDNGSFENSPGTESFFRRLFRDRERSIEDSELLSSKIQKEKCPGSPRQHNEKGHRKPPLPNNVISESRKGSYHASLEFVQSLCDTSYGLIDIYPNEDRKIALRESLTEINSHVAEAQKNGGVCFPMGKGMFRVVNIPEDEAVLLNSREKAPYLICVEVLKCETPSRTKATSDAQKLSRGGIPLANGDAQLPKPPPWAYPLWSQSDTYNYNGDGMLKSTSQAIDQAMTRLWEAKVKYVHVSLSVEKKLVDHLKPNQEIGLGRKIQQDTESMEDIADKSVSVTNKNLEWITINLSAVPGVNMDDVDDQVPSTSKDHRRVPSTIAIEEVKAAAAKGQAPLGLPVKGIAQDPRDLEPKQLVNGGTPKPSDALSGELWEVKKERIRRSSAFGMLPGWDLRSIIVKSGDDCRQEHLAVQLVSHLYDIYQEAGLPLWLRPYEVLVTSSYTALIETIPDTASIHSIKSRFPNISSLREFFIAKYEENSPNFKLAQRNFVESMAGYSILCFLLQVKDRHNGNILLDEEGHIIHIDFGFMLSNSPGGVNFESAPFKLTRELLEVMDSDAEGTPSEFFDYFKVLCIQGFLTCRKHAERIILLVEMMQDSGFPCFRGGIRTIQNLRKRFHLSLTEEQCVSLVLSLISSSLDAWRTRQYDYYQRVLNGIL; this is encoded by the exons ATGGTGCGGCTTCTGGGATTGAGGAGTTTTGGCCTTGATCAGTCTCCGAGGGAGATCACCCGCACGGGCCCCGTCGCCGGACAGGGTAGCGGCGTTGCCAGCGGGGAGAACGGGTGGCTGATCCGGTTCTTCGATTCGGCTTTCTTCTGCGAGTGGATCGCGGTGAGCTATCTGTACAAGCACGACCATGACGGCGTCCGAGACTACCTTTGTAACAGGATGTATACTCTCCCTCTTACGGGAATCGAGAGCTACCTTTTCCAGATCTGCTACATGCTCGTCCACAAGCCGAGCCCGTCGCTTGACAGGTTCGTCATTGATACGTGCTCCAAGTCCCTCTGGATCGCCCTTAAGGTGCACTGGTTCCTCATGGCGGAGCTAGAGGACTCTGAAGACAACGAGGGGATCAGCCGGATCCAGGAGAAATGTCAGATTGCCGCCACTTTGATGGGTGAGTGGCCGCCTTTGGTTCTACCTCCACCGCCCCCTCCTACCATTCCATCTAGCCCCAGGAACAACCCTGTACTCAATCGTATATTATCATCTAAGCAGAAGCTATTGTCATTGGCGTCATCACCGACGTTGGGTTCCAATCACTTGTTTGATGAGAGCGGCCGAGTCAACAGCAGTACTGATGGTACTTCAGAGGAAAACAAGCTGTTAAAAAAGCTCATTCCGGGGCCAAAAGTACGGGATGCATTGTTCTTTAGAAAGTCTATAGAGAAGGATGAGGAGCCGGAAAAAGAAGGGTTCTTGAAAAGGCTTCTTAGCAAAGACAAAGAGGAAGACACGGACAAAGATGGATTCTTTAGAAGGCTTCTTAGAGATAGCAAGGATGATGATGGGGAGCTGACCTCTAGCTCAGAGGGTTTTTTGAAGAGATTATTTCGTGATAAAGACGAGAAGCTGGGGGAGGACGACGAGAAGGAGGGTTTTATGCGTAGGATTTTTAAAGACAAGAATGAGGAGAATAAAGATGGTGGAATTACTAGGAATAAAGAGGAAGACAAGGTTAGTGAGAATATTGAGGTTGATGAGAAGGAAAATTTTTTTCGTAGACTTTTCAAAGAAAAACATGAAGAGAAGAAAGATAGTGGGCCTGAGAGGAGTTTGGACAAAGAGAAACATAATGAGATTGTtcaggaagaggagaaggagaattttttccTTAAGATTCTTAAGGATAAGAATGATGAGGACAGTGGGCATGCTGGAGACGGGCAGAAGGAGAAGGTCCGTAGGAGTTTGGAGAAGGACGATAAAGATAGTTTCTTCCGTAGGCTTTTCAAAGAAAAgagtgaagaaaagaaagaaggatGGCCTAATAGGAATGAAGAGGAAGAGAACTCCAAGAAAAGCATTGAGGATGATAGTATCTTTCGTAGACTTTTCAAGGACAAGAGTGAAGAAAAAAGGGTTGTTGGGCATGATAATCATGGCGATGACAAAGTCAGTACAAGTGTGGAGGAAAGAGAAAAGGAGGGTTTCTTTCGCAGGTTTTTCAAGGAGAAGCATGATGACAAGAAAGTTGATGGCCATGACCGAAATGAGGAAGAAAACAAGGATAGCGAGACATTGGAAGAACGAGAGACCTCTGAGATTTTGTCATTTCGTCGGTTGTTCCGGATCCATCCTGATGAAACAAAGGTTTCAAGTACCAGTGATAATGGTTCTTTTGAGAACAGTCCTGGAACAGAAAGTTTCTTCCGGCGGTTGTTCAGGGACCGAGAACGTTCTATAGAAGATTCTGAGTTACTCAGTTCGAAGATCCAGAAGGAG AAATGCCCTGGTTCTCCAAGACAGCATAATGAAAAGGGGCATAGAAAACCACCTTTACCTAATAATGTGATATCAGAAAGTCGGAAAGGTTCTTATCATGCTTCACTGGAGTTTGTTCAGTCATTATGTGATACATCTTATGGACTAATTGATATATATCCTAATGAAGATCGAAAAATTGCTCTTCGAGAG TCTCTTACTGAGATCAACTCACATGTTGCTGAGGCCCAAAAAAATGGAG GCGTGTGCTTTCCCATGGGAAAGGGAATGTTCCGGGTGGTTAATATACCTGAAGACGAAGCTGTTCTCCTAAATTCCAGGGAGAAGGCTCCTTACCTAATATGTGTTGAAGTCTTGAAATGTGAAACACCCAG tCGTACAAAGGCAACTTCTGATGCTCAAAAGCTCTCAAGAGGAGGGATTCCCTTAGCCAACGGTGATGCACAATTGCCAAAACCTCCACCATGGGCATATCCTTTGTGGAGTCAGAGCGATACCTATAATTATAATGGTGATGGGATGTTAAAGTCAACTTCTCAGGCAATTGACCAAGCAATGACTCGATTATGGGAAGCAAAAGTGAAATATGTCCATGTAAGTTTATCTGTGGAGAAAAAGTTGGTAGACCACTTAAAACCTAATCAAGAAATTGGCTTGGGAAGGAAGATTCAACAAGATACAGAAAGCATGGAAGATATAGCTGATAAGTCAGTGTCTGTCACCAATAAAAACCTAGAGTGGATTACTATCAATCTTTCTGCAGTCCCTGGGGTTAACATGGATGATGTAGATGATCAAGTGCCGTCAACTTCAAAAGACCATCGTCGAGTTCCAAGCACAATTGCTATTGAGGAAGTAAAG GCTGCAGCAGCTAAGGGACAGGCTCCCCTTGGACTTCCTGTGAAGGGAATTGCTCAGGATCCCCGGGATTTAGAACCAAAG CAGTTGGTGAATGGTGGCACTCCAAAACCTAGTGATGCATTGTCTGGTGAACTTTGGGAGGTGAAGAAAGAGAGAATCCGAAGGTCATCAGCATTTGGGATGTTACCGGGTTGGGACTTGCGATCG ATAATTGTGAAGAGCGGAGATGATTGCAGACAAGAGCACTTAGCTGTACAGCTAGTTTCACATTTATATG ACATATATCAAGAAGCAGGCCTCCCACTGTGGTTAAGACCTTATGAGGTTCTTGTTACATCTTCTTATACAGCATTAATTGAGACAATCCCAGATACG GCCTCAATTCATTCAATAAAAAGTAGATTCCCAAATATCTCAAGTTTGCGTGAATTTTTCATAGCCAAATATGAAGAAAATTCGCCAAATTTCAAGCTTGCCCAG AGAAATTTTGTTGAGAGCATGGCAGGATATTCCATCTTATGCTTCTTGCTTCAG GTGAAAGACAGACACAATGGTAATATCTTACTGGATGAAGAAGGGCATATTATTCACATTGATTTTGGTTTCATGCTGTCCAACTCTCCTGGTGGTGTCAATTTTGAGAGCGCACCATTTAAATTAACTCGTGAACTTCTTGAG GTGATGGACTCAGATGCCGAAGGAACTCCTAGTGAGTTCTTTGATTATTTTAAG GTGCTATGCATCCAAGGTTTTCTCACTTGCCGTAAACATGCAGAGCGTATAATTCTTCTTGTGGAGATGATGCAG GACTCTGGATTTCCTTGCTTTAGGGGAGGAATTCGAACAATTCAAAATTTGAGGAAGAGGTTTCATCTGAGCCTTACAGAAGAG CAATGTGTCTCCTTGGTGCTTTCCTTGATTAGTAGCAGCTTAGATGCTTGGAGAACACGGCAATATGATTATTACCAGCGAGTACTAAATGGAATCTTATGA
- the LOC122024774 gene encoding phosphatidylinositol 4-kinase beta 1-like isoform X2 — translation MVRLLGLRSFGLDQSPREITRTGPVAGQGSGVASGENGWLIRFFDSAFFCEWIAVSYLYKHDHDGVRDYLCNRMYTLPLTGIESYLFQICYMLVHKPSPSLDRFVIDTCSKSLWIALKVHWFLMAELEDSEDNEGISRIQEKCQIAATLMGEWPPLVLPPPPPPTIPSSPRNNPVLNRILSSKQKLLSLASSPTLGSNHLFDESGRVNSSTDGTSEENKLLKKLIPGPKVRDALFFRKSIEKDEEPEKEGFLKRLLSKDKEEDTDKDGFFRRLLRDSKDDDGELTSSSEGFLKRLFRDKDEKLGEDDEKEGFMRRIFKDKNEENKDGGITRNKEEDKVSENIEVDEKENFFRRLFKEKHEEKKDSGPERSLDKEKHNEIVQEEEKENFFLKILKDKNDEDSGHAGDGQKEKVRRSLEKDDKDSFFRRLFKEKSEEKKEGWPNRNEEEENSKKSIEDDSIFRRLFKDKSEEKRVVGHDNHGDDKVSTSVEEREKEGFFRRFFKEKHDDKKVDGHDRNEEENKDSETLEERETSEILSFRRLFRIHPDETKVSSTSDNGSFENSPGTESFFRRLFRDRERSIEDSELLSSKIQKEKCPGSPRQHNEKGHRKPPLPNNVISESRKGSYHASLEFVQSLCDTSYGLIDIYPNEDRKIALRESLTEINSHVAEAQKNGGVCFPMGKGMFRVVNIPEDEAVLLNSREKAPYLICVEVLKCETPSRTKATSDAQKLSRGGIPLANGDAQLPKPPPWAYPLWSQSDTYNYNGDGMLKSTSQAIDQAMTRLWEAKVKYVHVSLSVEKKLVDHLKPNQEIGLGRKIQQDTESMEDIADKSVSVTNKNLEWITINLSAVPGVNMDDVDDQVPSTSKDHRRVPSTIAIEEVKAAAAKGQAPLGLPVKGIAQDPRDLEPKLVNGGTPKPSDALSGELWEVKKERIRRSSAFGMLPGWDLRSIIVKSGDDCRQEHLAVQLVSHLYDIYQEAGLPLWLRPYEVLVTSSYTALIETIPDTASIHSIKSRFPNISSLREFFIAKYEENSPNFKLAQRNFVESMAGYSILCFLLQVKDRHNGNILLDEEGHIIHIDFGFMLSNSPGGVNFESAPFKLTRELLEVMDSDAEGTPSEFFDYFKVLCIQGFLTCRKHAERIILLVEMMQDSGFPCFRGGIRTIQNLRKRFHLSLTEEQCVSLVLSLISSSLDAWRTRQYDYYQRVLNGIL, via the exons ATGGTGCGGCTTCTGGGATTGAGGAGTTTTGGCCTTGATCAGTCTCCGAGGGAGATCACCCGCACGGGCCCCGTCGCCGGACAGGGTAGCGGCGTTGCCAGCGGGGAGAACGGGTGGCTGATCCGGTTCTTCGATTCGGCTTTCTTCTGCGAGTGGATCGCGGTGAGCTATCTGTACAAGCACGACCATGACGGCGTCCGAGACTACCTTTGTAACAGGATGTATACTCTCCCTCTTACGGGAATCGAGAGCTACCTTTTCCAGATCTGCTACATGCTCGTCCACAAGCCGAGCCCGTCGCTTGACAGGTTCGTCATTGATACGTGCTCCAAGTCCCTCTGGATCGCCCTTAAGGTGCACTGGTTCCTCATGGCGGAGCTAGAGGACTCTGAAGACAACGAGGGGATCAGCCGGATCCAGGAGAAATGTCAGATTGCCGCCACTTTGATGGGTGAGTGGCCGCCTTTGGTTCTACCTCCACCGCCCCCTCCTACCATTCCATCTAGCCCCAGGAACAACCCTGTACTCAATCGTATATTATCATCTAAGCAGAAGCTATTGTCATTGGCGTCATCACCGACGTTGGGTTCCAATCACTTGTTTGATGAGAGCGGCCGAGTCAACAGCAGTACTGATGGTACTTCAGAGGAAAACAAGCTGTTAAAAAAGCTCATTCCGGGGCCAAAAGTACGGGATGCATTGTTCTTTAGAAAGTCTATAGAGAAGGATGAGGAGCCGGAAAAAGAAGGGTTCTTGAAAAGGCTTCTTAGCAAAGACAAAGAGGAAGACACGGACAAAGATGGATTCTTTAGAAGGCTTCTTAGAGATAGCAAGGATGATGATGGGGAGCTGACCTCTAGCTCAGAGGGTTTTTTGAAGAGATTATTTCGTGATAAAGACGAGAAGCTGGGGGAGGACGACGAGAAGGAGGGTTTTATGCGTAGGATTTTTAAAGACAAGAATGAGGAGAATAAAGATGGTGGAATTACTAGGAATAAAGAGGAAGACAAGGTTAGTGAGAATATTGAGGTTGATGAGAAGGAAAATTTTTTTCGTAGACTTTTCAAAGAAAAACATGAAGAGAAGAAAGATAGTGGGCCTGAGAGGAGTTTGGACAAAGAGAAACATAATGAGATTGTtcaggaagaggagaaggagaattttttccTTAAGATTCTTAAGGATAAGAATGATGAGGACAGTGGGCATGCTGGAGACGGGCAGAAGGAGAAGGTCCGTAGGAGTTTGGAGAAGGACGATAAAGATAGTTTCTTCCGTAGGCTTTTCAAAGAAAAgagtgaagaaaagaaagaaggatGGCCTAATAGGAATGAAGAGGAAGAGAACTCCAAGAAAAGCATTGAGGATGATAGTATCTTTCGTAGACTTTTCAAGGACAAGAGTGAAGAAAAAAGGGTTGTTGGGCATGATAATCATGGCGATGACAAAGTCAGTACAAGTGTGGAGGAAAGAGAAAAGGAGGGTTTCTTTCGCAGGTTTTTCAAGGAGAAGCATGATGACAAGAAAGTTGATGGCCATGACCGAAATGAGGAAGAAAACAAGGATAGCGAGACATTGGAAGAACGAGAGACCTCTGAGATTTTGTCATTTCGTCGGTTGTTCCGGATCCATCCTGATGAAACAAAGGTTTCAAGTACCAGTGATAATGGTTCTTTTGAGAACAGTCCTGGAACAGAAAGTTTCTTCCGGCGGTTGTTCAGGGACCGAGAACGTTCTATAGAAGATTCTGAGTTACTCAGTTCGAAGATCCAGAAGGAG AAATGCCCTGGTTCTCCAAGACAGCATAATGAAAAGGGGCATAGAAAACCACCTTTACCTAATAATGTGATATCAGAAAGTCGGAAAGGTTCTTATCATGCTTCACTGGAGTTTGTTCAGTCATTATGTGATACATCTTATGGACTAATTGATATATATCCTAATGAAGATCGAAAAATTGCTCTTCGAGAG TCTCTTACTGAGATCAACTCACATGTTGCTGAGGCCCAAAAAAATGGAG GCGTGTGCTTTCCCATGGGAAAGGGAATGTTCCGGGTGGTTAATATACCTGAAGACGAAGCTGTTCTCCTAAATTCCAGGGAGAAGGCTCCTTACCTAATATGTGTTGAAGTCTTGAAATGTGAAACACCCAG tCGTACAAAGGCAACTTCTGATGCTCAAAAGCTCTCAAGAGGAGGGATTCCCTTAGCCAACGGTGATGCACAATTGCCAAAACCTCCACCATGGGCATATCCTTTGTGGAGTCAGAGCGATACCTATAATTATAATGGTGATGGGATGTTAAAGTCAACTTCTCAGGCAATTGACCAAGCAATGACTCGATTATGGGAAGCAAAAGTGAAATATGTCCATGTAAGTTTATCTGTGGAGAAAAAGTTGGTAGACCACTTAAAACCTAATCAAGAAATTGGCTTGGGAAGGAAGATTCAACAAGATACAGAAAGCATGGAAGATATAGCTGATAAGTCAGTGTCTGTCACCAATAAAAACCTAGAGTGGATTACTATCAATCTTTCTGCAGTCCCTGGGGTTAACATGGATGATGTAGATGATCAAGTGCCGTCAACTTCAAAAGACCATCGTCGAGTTCCAAGCACAATTGCTATTGAGGAAGTAAAG GCTGCAGCAGCTAAGGGACAGGCTCCCCTTGGACTTCCTGTGAAGGGAATTGCTCAGGATCCCCGGGATTTAGAACCAAAG TTGGTGAATGGTGGCACTCCAAAACCTAGTGATGCATTGTCTGGTGAACTTTGGGAGGTGAAGAAAGAGAGAATCCGAAGGTCATCAGCATTTGGGATGTTACCGGGTTGGGACTTGCGATCG ATAATTGTGAAGAGCGGAGATGATTGCAGACAAGAGCACTTAGCTGTACAGCTAGTTTCACATTTATATG ACATATATCAAGAAGCAGGCCTCCCACTGTGGTTAAGACCTTATGAGGTTCTTGTTACATCTTCTTATACAGCATTAATTGAGACAATCCCAGATACG GCCTCAATTCATTCAATAAAAAGTAGATTCCCAAATATCTCAAGTTTGCGTGAATTTTTCATAGCCAAATATGAAGAAAATTCGCCAAATTTCAAGCTTGCCCAG AGAAATTTTGTTGAGAGCATGGCAGGATATTCCATCTTATGCTTCTTGCTTCAG GTGAAAGACAGACACAATGGTAATATCTTACTGGATGAAGAAGGGCATATTATTCACATTGATTTTGGTTTCATGCTGTCCAACTCTCCTGGTGGTGTCAATTTTGAGAGCGCACCATTTAAATTAACTCGTGAACTTCTTGAG GTGATGGACTCAGATGCCGAAGGAACTCCTAGTGAGTTCTTTGATTATTTTAAG GTGCTATGCATCCAAGGTTTTCTCACTTGCCGTAAACATGCAGAGCGTATAATTCTTCTTGTGGAGATGATGCAG GACTCTGGATTTCCTTGCTTTAGGGGAGGAATTCGAACAATTCAAAATTTGAGGAAGAGGTTTCATCTGAGCCTTACAGAAGAG CAATGTGTCTCCTTGGTGCTTTCCTTGATTAGTAGCAGCTTAGATGCTTGGAGAACACGGCAATATGATTATTACCAGCGAGTACTAAATGGAATCTTATGA